The following coding sequences lie in one Oryza brachyantha chromosome 10, ObraRS2, whole genome shotgun sequence genomic window:
- the LOC102722805 gene encoding LOW QUALITY PROTEIN: replication protein A 70 kDa DNA-binding subunit B-like (The sequence of the model RefSeq protein was modified relative to this genomic sequence to represent the inferred CDS: deleted 1 base in 1 codon) produces the protein MAHILISELSLGDTGVKICARISRMWDFCDINDDKKIIHTNMVLLDKKGASIHGQVYPPTAQKLKLMLHEGKVYYIDSFCVKQANKTYRPVGNDLMLSLTKWTSFEECLQVPDEFPGITFSLTPFEDVSSLADRNSFYVDVMGVITEIGDATVIRPKSRNVDSLKRTLHIYNESNSTLPVTLWGERAGGFDADSIYKAGQTHPQVVVFVGTLVKNYRGIGLTITGCSPCKWYINLNMPEVV, from the exons ATGGCGCATATCCTTATCTCAGAGCTATCACTTGGAGATACAGGCGTGAAGATTTGTGCAAGGATTTCTAGGATGTGGGACTTTTGTGATAtcaatgatgat aaaaaaattatacatacaAACATGGTACTGCTAGATAAAAAG GGAGCCAGTATACATGGACAGGTCTATCCTCCTACTGCTCAGAAGCTTAAATTAATGTTGCATGAAGGAAAAGTTTACTACATTGACTCTTTCTGTGTGAAGCAAGCTAATAAGACATATAGACCGGTTGGCAATGATTTAATGTTGTCGCTAACTAAGTGGACATCTTTCGAAGAATGCCTCCAGGTTCCTGATGAATTTCCAGGTATAACTTTCTCCCTGACACCATTTGAAGATGTATCGTCTCTTGCAGACAGGAATTCATTCTATGTTG ATGTTATGGGCGTGATCACTGAAATAGGTGATGCTACTGTCATCCGTCCTAAATCAAGAAATGTTGATAGCCTCAAGAGAACTCTACACATCTATAATGAAAG caATTCAACGCTTCCTGTCACATTGTGGGGAGAAAGAGCCGGTGGCTTCGATGCAGACAGTATATACAAGGCTGGCCAAACTCATCCTCAGGTTGTCGTGTTTGTTGGTACActtgtcaaaaattatagaggCATAG GACTGACAATTACTGGTTGCTCACCATGCAAGTGGTACATCAATCTTAATATGCCGGAAGTTGTTTAG